From the Campylobacter concisus genome, the window TACCTCTACATCATGAGGGATAGTTGTGCCTTTGATCTTAACGTGGATAATATTTTTAAATGCGTCGTCAATCGCTTTTCTCATCGCATCTGGCACCTCTTTAGCTTTGCCATATCCAAAACCAACTAGGCCATTTCTATTACCAACAACAACTAAAGCTGTAAATCTAAATCTACGACCACCTTTAACAACCTTTGTAACCCGACCGATATCGACGATTACTTCTTCAAATTCTTCTCTATTATATTTTTCCATCGATTTTCCTTTGGGTTATAGCTTGATGCCATTTTCTCTTAAAGCTTCAGCAAATGCTGCGATAACGCCATGATACAAATAACCATTTCTATCAAAAACTGCAACATCTATCTTCTTAGCTTTTAAAGCCTTAGCAAATTCTTTAGCTAAAGTGACCGCACCTTCTTTATTTGCTTTTATGCCTATCTTTCTGCCATCAACCGCAGCTAGTGTAGTAGCTGTAACGTCATCAATCGCTTGAACATAAAGAGTTCTGTTTGATTTGAAAATAGAAACTCTTGGGCAAGATGCAACACCAGAAATTTTACCTCTGATTCTTCTTTTTCTCTTAATTCTAAGAGCGATTTTTCTTTTTAGTACTTTTGCTGTCATTTACCGCTCCTTACTTCTTAGATGTCTTGCCCGCTTTGCGGATGATACGTTCTTCTAGATATTTAACGCCCTTACCTTTATATGGCTCAGGTGGTCTAAATCCTCTAACTTGAGCAGCCACTTGACCTACTACTTGTTTGTCATCGCCTTTGATAGTAATAACGTTTTTCTCAACACTAGCTTCAACGCCTGCTGGTAGCTCATAGTTGATAAGGTGTGAAAAACCAAGAGAAAGCTCTAAAATTTTACCTTTTGCAGCTGCTTTATAACCAACGCCGTTGATCTCAAGCTGGCGAGTAAATCCCGCAGTGATACCAGTTACGATATTATTAGCAAGTGCTCTATATGTTCCCCAGTAAGCTCTACTTTGGCGATCTTCGCCCTTTGGAGCAAAAACTATATGACCATTTTCTACCTTGACATCAACATGACCTTTTGTGTCAAGCTCTTTTATATGATTGCCCTTTTTAAATTTTAGGACATTATTTTCAACGCTAACGTCTACACCACTTGGGATAGCGATAGGCTGTTTTCCAATACGTGACATTTTTTTCCTTTACTTGTCTAGGGTGTTCCTACATTTACGAATAAACACCACAATGCCGTAAATTTTATCGTCAGATTTGACGAAACCTTCATTTGAATTTCTAAATTTAGCTTTGGCAAAATCTAAAATTTTACCAAGCTAAAAATTTAACCTTACCTTCATAGGGCTAAAATAGCGTTTTTAATGCAGTTTATTACCAAACCGTGCAAAGAACTTCGCCGCCAACGCCAGCTTTACTTGCTTCAATGCCGCTCATAACGCCTTTGCTTGTGCTAACAATAACTGTTCCGTAACCATTTTTAAAACGCTTAATGTCGTCTTTCCCTTGATAAACACGGCGACCAGGTTTTGAAACCCTTTTAAGCTCGTTTATAACGCTTCTACCGTACTCATCATACTTTAAAACTACGTTTATAAATTTCTTGTTACCTTCTTCGATAACGTTGTAGCTCTCTACATAGCCTTTTGCTGCAAGGATAGAAAGAGTAGCCTCAACAACCTTAGAATGAAGCAATTTCGCAGTTTCAAGCTTTCTCATACTTGCATTTCTAATGCGTGTTAATCCATCTGATATTAAATCGTTTAACATTTCTCTTCCTTACCAACTTGCTTTTTTAAGACCAGGTATTAGGCCTTCGTTAGCCATTTTTCTTAGGCAAACACGGCAAATTCCAAAATCTTTATAAACAGAGTGCGGGCGACCGCAAATTTGGCATCTAGTATAGCCGCGAACCGCAAATTTTGGCTTGCGTGCAGCTTTTGCTATCATTGATTTCTTTGCCATTTTACTTTCCTTTTGCAAACGGCACACCAAATAGCTCTAGCAATTTGAATGCCTCTTTATCATTTTTAGCCGTAGTAGCAATCGTAATATTCATACCATGAGTTCGTAAAATTTTATCATACTCAACCTCTGGAAACATTAGCTGCTCACTAAGACCGAAGTTATAGTTTCCACGTCCGTCAAAACCATTTTTTGGAAGACCACGGAAGTCTTTAACTCTTGGAAGAGCAACGCTGATTAGCTTATCTAAGAAAGCATACATTTGCTCTTTTCTCAAAGTTACTTTGATACCAACAGGGAAACCCTCGCGAACTTTAAAGCCAGCAACTGATTTTTTAGCATCAGTGATAACTGCTTTTTGTCCAGCGATAAGTGAAATGGTATCAGCCATATTTTGAAGCACTTTCTGATCTTTAGCAGAGTCTCCAGCGCCTACACTGATCACAATTTTCTCGAGTGCAGGGATAAGCATTGGATTTTTGATGTCAAATTCTTTTACGAGAGCTGGCTTGATAGTTTCGTTAAATTTATCTTTTAATCTACTCATATCTCTTATCCTTCAACTTTCGCGACATTTGATATGTCAATTGGCATCTCTTTATTTACGTGACCACCATTTGGAGTTTTTTCGCTTGGTTTGATAGCTTTTTTAGCTATTTTGCATCCCTCAACTATAACCTGACCTTTTTTTGCAAGAACTGCTAAAATTTTACCAGTTTTGCCTTTATCGTCACCAGCGATGATCTTAACAGTATCGCCTTTTTTGACTTTAAATTTTACATTAGCCATTATAAAACCTCCGGAGCTAGCGAAACAATCTTCATAAAGTTAGCATATCTAACTTCACGTCCAACTGGTCCAAAAATACGAGTGCCGACTGGCTCTTTTTTGCTATCAAGTATAACAGCTGCGTTCTCGTCAAAGCGGATTAGCGAACCATTATCTCTTTGAACCTCTTTTTTAGTTCTTACAACAACAGCTTTTACAACCTGTCCTTTTTTGATCTTACCATTTGGAAGAGCTTTTTTAACAGAGCAAACTATGATATCGCCAAGTGTAGCGTATCTTCTTTTGCTGCCGCCAAGAACTTTTATACACATTAACTCTTTTGCACCACTATTATCAGCAACTGCAAGTCTTGTAAAACTTTGAATCATTACTCAACTCCCTTTGCCAATACAGCTTTTAAGCGAAAATTCTTGCGAGCTGAAAGTGGTCTGCACTCAACCGCAACAACTGTATCGCCTGCTCTTGTCTCATTTTTCTCATCATGAACTAAATATTTTTTAAAGCGTTTTACAAATTTATGGTAT encodes:
- the rpsE gene encoding 30S ribosomal protein S5, encoding MEKYNREEFEEVIVDIGRVTKVVKGGRRFRFTALVVVGNRNGLVGFGYGKAKEVPDAMRKAIDDAFKNIIHVKIKGTTIPHDVEVKYNASRMLLRPASEGTGVIAGGSARPIIELAGIKDILTKSLGSNNSANVVRATIKALSLLKS
- the rplR gene encoding 50S ribosomal protein L18, coding for MTAKVLKRKIALRIKRKRRIRGKISGVASCPRVSIFKSNRTLYVQAIDDVTATTLAAVDGRKIGIKANKEGAVTLAKEFAKALKAKKIDVAVFDRNGYLYHGVIAAFAEALRENGIKL
- the rplF gene encoding 50S ribosomal protein L6, giving the protein MSRIGKQPIAIPSGVDVSVENNVLKFKKGNHIKELDTKGHVDVKVENGHIVFAPKGEDRQSRAYWGTYRALANNIVTGITAGFTRQLEINGVGYKAAAKGKILELSLGFSHLINYELPAGVEASVEKNVITIKGDDKQVVGQVAAQVRGFRPPEPYKGKGVKYLEERIIRKAGKTSKK
- the rpsH gene encoding 30S ribosomal protein S8, with protein sequence MLNDLISDGLTRIRNASMRKLETAKLLHSKVVEATLSILAAKGYVESYNVIEEGNKKFINVVLKYDEYGRSVINELKRVSKPGRRVYQGKDDIKRFKNGYGTVIVSTSKGVMSGIEASKAGVGGEVLCTVW
- a CDS encoding type Z 30S ribosomal protein S14, producing the protein MAKKSMIAKAARKPKFAVRGYTRCQICGRPHSVYKDFGICRVCLRKMANEGLIPGLKKASW
- the rplE gene encoding 50S ribosomal protein L5 gives rise to the protein MSRLKDKFNETIKPALVKEFDIKNPMLIPALEKIVISVGAGDSAKDQKVLQNMADTISLIAGQKAVITDAKKSVAGFKVREGFPVGIKVTLRKEQMYAFLDKLISVALPRVKDFRGLPKNGFDGRGNYNFGLSEQLMFPEVEYDKILRTHGMNITIATTAKNDKEAFKLLELFGVPFAKGK
- the rplX gene encoding 50S ribosomal protein L24, coding for MANVKFKVKKGDTVKIIAGDDKGKTGKILAVLAKKGQVIVEGCKIAKKAIKPSEKTPNGGHVNKEMPIDISNVAKVEG
- the rplN gene encoding 50S ribosomal protein L14, giving the protein MIQSFTRLAVADNSGAKELMCIKVLGGSKRRYATLGDIIVCSVKKALPNGKIKKGQVVKAVVVRTKKEVQRDNGSLIRFDENAAVILDSKKEPVGTRIFGPVGREVRYANFMKIVSLAPEVL
- the rpsQ gene encoding 30S ribosomal protein S17; this translates as MALKREIQGVVLQKAGDKTATILVERRVMHPRYHKFVKRFKKYLVHDEKNETRAGDTVVAVECRPLSARKNFRLKAVLAKGVE